A window of Castanea sativa cultivar Marrone di Chiusa Pesio chromosome 1, ASM4071231v1 contains these coding sequences:
- the LOC142621984 gene encoding putative membrane protein At3g27390, producing the protein MEPPRGVLASVWNFICFLPFFNGLLILGVIKGIILCPLVCLIMTVGISSLIIGLWPVHIAWTYYCVLRAKRLGPVLKLVLCISVLPVPLILWPVVGIVGSIISGAAYGFLSPIFATFDAVGVGKTSKLYHCFYDGTKETVKGSFTIVRDFRDVCYHSYFSVMDDLRLKGPPDVKYFEIRLLYLPGAVIAGVLGLVVDFPLVSFIALCKSIYMLFKGWHRLFHDLIGREGPFLETICVPFAGLAIILWPLAVVGAVLGSMVASIFLGAYAGVVAYQESSFWFGLCYIVAALSIYDEYSNDVLDMPEGSIFPRPKYRNKEAESQPTSRTPSISRPNSFRNPPSRTTSIKNPMAELKAFELLDSLFKQCQRFAEIMLSEGLITLEDIEGAKTSRVISIGLPAYCFLQMLLRSAKANAVGLLLADEVTDVTSTNRPKDTFFDWFLNPLLILKDQIKAENLSEAEEDYFSKLVLLSGDPVRLKNSNIGSPPESERKRAELDALARRLQGITKSISRYPTFRRRFEALVKTLSDNLVKKNDHSGSNNGPQTIPRSKSAFARMFSQQSFKYKTNNHGSDPESQTAVRKVEIL; encoded by the exons atggaaccCCCAAGGGGGGTTTTGGCTTCAGTGTGGAACTTTATTTGCTTTCTACCTTTCTTCAATGGACTTCTTATTCTGGGAGTCATTAAAG GTATCATTCTCTGCCCATTGGTATGTCTTATCATGACAGTTGGAATTTCTTCTCTCATAATTGGTCTTTGGCCTGTACATATTGCCTGGACATATTATTGCGTTCTGAG AGCCAAGCGATTAGGACCTGTTTTGAAGCTTGTTCTCTGTATTTCCGTTCTACCTGTGCCCTTGATTTTGTGGCCAGTAGTTGGTATTGTTGGAAGTATCATAAGTGGAGCAGCATATGGCTTTCTTTCACCAatatttgctacttttgatgCTGTTGGAGTAGGAAAGACTAGTAAATTATACCACTGTTTTTAT GATGGAACTAAGGAAACTGTTAAAGGGTCCTTCACTATTGTCAGGGATTTTAGGGATGTTTGTTACCATTCCTACTTCTCAGTTATGGATGACCTACGTCTAAAAGGACCTCCAGATGTGAAATATTTTGAGATTAG ATTGCTTTATCTTCCTGGGGCAGTAATTGCTGGAGTTCTTGGTTTAGTTGTTGATTTTCCATTAGTCTCATTCATTGCTCTATGCAAAAGCATCTACATGCTCTTTAAGGGATGGCACCGTTTGTTTCATGACCTTATAGGTCGTGAAGGCCCTTTCTTGGAGACAATATGCGTACCTTTTGCTGGTCTTGCTATTATACTCTGGCCATTGGCTGTTGTTGGGGCAGTGTTAGGCTCCATGGTTGCCAGTATTTTTCTTGGTGCTTATGCAGGGGTGGTTGCTTACCAG GAGTCCTCATTTTGGTTTGGTCTTTGCTATATTGTTGCGGCCTTGTCCATATATGATGAATATAGCAATGATGTTCTTGACATGCCAGAAGGATCTATCTTTCCTAG GCCTAAATATCGAAATAAGGAAGCAGAATCACAGCCCACCTCTCGTACACCTTCTATCTCAAGGCCCAATTCTTTCCGAAATCCTCCTTCCCGCACAACGTCAATCAAGAACCCTATGGCTGAGCTGAAGGCATTTGAG CTACTTGATAGCTTATTCAAGCAGTGTCAACGCTTTGCCGAAATAATGCTTTCTGAAGGACTAATAACACTTGAAGACATTGAAGGTGCCAAGACTAGCAGAGTTATTAGCATCGGGTTACCAGCTTACTGCTTTCTTCAGATGCTTCTGCGCTCTGCAAAAGCCAATGCTGTGGGTTTATTGTTAG CTGACGAGGTTACAGACGTCACTAGCACAAACAGACCAAAAGATACCTTCTTTGATTGGTTTCTTAATCCACTTCTTATCCTTAAAGATCAGATTAAAGCTGAGAATCTTTCTGAGGCAGAAGAGGATTATTTCTCCAAGTTAGTTTTGTTGAGTGGAGATCCAGTGAGGTTGAAAAACTCAAATATTGGCTCTCCCCCTGAATCTGAACGTAAACGAGCTGAACTTGATGCACTAGCTCGAAG GCTTCAAGGGATCACCAAATCTATCTCAAGGTATCCAACTTTTAGGCGTCGTTTTGAGGCTCTTGTCAAGACCCTATCCGATAATCTTGTCAAGAAGAATGATCACAGTGGATCAAACAATGGGCCTCAAACAATTCCAAGATCAAAGAGTGCCTTTGCACGAATGTTTAGCCAGCAATCTTTCAAGTACAAGACAAACAATCACGGTTCTGATCCGGAGTCACAAACAGCAGTGAGAAAGGTGGAAATTTTATGA